In Gimesia benthica, a single window of DNA contains:
- a CDS encoding BON domain-containing protein, translated as MYKDKVKFLKSLKYWSPMSQHISIDRAHQLNELISHAISQTSLASRQNVQYRVEQEQVYLTGIVSSYYEKQLAQESVSRIQGVRQVHNSLNVEPASRAALSVDLP; from the coding sequence ATGTATAAGGATAAGGTGAAATTTCTAAAATCCTTAAAGTATTGGTCTCCCATGTCGCAACACATCAGCATTGACCGCGCCCATCAGTTGAATGAGCTGATCAGCCATGCCATATCGCAAACCAGTCTGGCTTCTCGTCAGAATGTGCAATATCGAGTCGAACAGGAACAGGTCTACTTGACCGGAATTGTCAGCAGCTATTATGAGAAACAGCTGGCTCAGGAGTCAGTGAGCCGCATCCAGGGGGTCAGACAGGTCCACAACAGCCTCAATGTGGAACCAGCCTCCCGAGCGGCTCTCAGTGTGGATCTCCCCTGA